Proteins found in one Diorhabda carinulata isolate Delta chromosome 11, icDioCari1.1, whole genome shotgun sequence genomic segment:
- the LOC130899285 gene encoding zinc finger protein 346-like gives MLSTLYLMVYSVAVEMSGEIHNRIEELPQNFSNQKTISDDDLTDKENRDESKTRIQSLSCEICKVKVTSSKIFQRHLDGRKHKLRAERQGKIFKCELCDIIANSEIQLEIHLRSARHKAKLHKKEHPHFSLFASYTSKTSILMFFCFICIILNLFLLFK, from the exons ATGCTATCGACTTTATATTTAATGGTATATTCGGTAGCCGTCGAAATGTCTGGGGAAATTCATAATCGTATTGAAGAATTaccacaaaatttttcaaatcaaaaaactATCAGTGACGACGATTTAACAGACAAAGAAAATAGAGATGAATCGAAAACACGAATTCAG TCTTTATCCTGTGAAATCTGTAAAGTTAAGGTAAccagttcaaaaatatttcaaaggcATCTTGATGGAAGAAAACATAAATTAAGGGCGGAACGCCAAGGAAAGATCTTTAAATGTGAGCTTTGTGATATTATAGCCAATAGCgaaattcaattagaaatacACCTTCGAA GTGCACGACATAAAGCGAAATTACATAAAAAGGAACATCCTCATTTTAGTTTATTCGCTTCGTATACTTCTAAGACATCTATTCTaatgtttttctgttttatttgtataattttaaatttattcttgttatttaaatag
- the LOC130899284 gene encoding akirin — translation MACATLKRSLDWEPVLGGRPAKRRRCVPFCSSPTQNGIGSPGPSNSPTGSTSPKNSVFPDVLSKKLTTENLIDNLKEEIKRLQKRKQLQYMETSDGSSSGGEFSENPTLSEKPLFTFKQVGMICERMLREREVEIREEYDNVLTTKLAEQYDAFVKFTYDQIHRNYTNTAVPSYLS, via the exons ATGGCGTGTGCGACATTGAAGAGATCTTTGGACTGGGAACCCGTTTTAGGGGGTCGACCAGCAAAACGAAGGCGATGTGTACCTTTCTGCTCGAGTCCTACACAAAACGGAATTGGATCTCCAGGACCTTCGAATAGTCCTACGGGATCTACTTCACCTAAAAATTCCGTTTTCCCTGATGTTTTAAGCAAGAAATTGACTACAG AAAATCTAATTGACAATCTAAAGGAAGAAATTAAAAGATTGCAGAAGCGTAAACAATTGCAATACATGGAGACATCTGATGGAAGCAGTTCAGGTGGAGAGTTCAGTGAaaatccaactttgtcagaaaaACCATTATTTACATTCAAACAG gtTGGCATGATTTGTGAGCGTATGCTTCGGGAACGTGAAGTAGAAATTAGAGAAGAATATGATAATGTTTTAACAACAAAACTTGCCGAACAGTATGATGCCTTCGTTAAATTCACTTACGATCAAATCCATAGAAATTACACCAATACAGCAGTACCAAGTT acCTGTCATAA
- the LOC130899286 gene encoding large subunit GTPase 1 homolog, whose protein sequence is MNKKNKSNSKLGRSLIKDRFGNKKDRKMVSDNSMLHTTEIQDGYDWGRLNLQSITEESSFQEFLSTAELAGTDFQAEKLNIKFVNPRSNVGLLTKEELNEAKDAHKKYKSALKIPRRPPWDAETTPDELDKNEKETFLEWRRSLAILQEEHGIVLTPYEKNLEFWRQLWRVVERSDIIVQIVDARNPLLFRCEDLESYVKEVSPNKMNLILVNKADFLSDTQRQVWGEYFNSNGVEVAFYSAHLASLDPSENEEEIITKLSLDDDTFKKPYPLLTREELIGLLRTIHTQTKVTPNVTTVGLVGYPNVGKSSTINSLLCDKKVSVSATPGKTKHFQTHYLDKDILLCDCPGLVMPSFVFSKAEMILNGILPIDQMRDHVPPTNLLTSLIPRYVIEDRYGIMIPKPLEGEDPNRDPTAEELLNAYAYNRGFMTANGQPDNSRAARYILKDYMNGKLLYCHAPPNINQKEYHTWIDRQNTKLENQVLPPRAARAVRSYHATTEDIDKQFFKSNSQGIHAKGIKGLPNAPKVGPSTNQPDEKPWKQHNKHKNKGKKEKLRRVYAHLDQH, encoded by the exons atgaataagaaaaataaatctaattctAAATTGGGGAGGAGTTTAATTAAAGATAgatttggtaataaaaaagatagaaaaatggTTAGCGACAATTCAATG CTTCACACAACAGAAATTCAAGACGGTTATGATTGGGGTCGCCTTAATTTACAATCAATAACCGAAGAATCttcatttcaagaatttttatcCACAGCAGAGTTAGCGGGTACAGATTTTCAAGCCgagaaattaaatataaaattcgtaAATCCAAGGTCTAATGTAGGATTACTTACTAAAGAAGAACTTAACGAAGCTAAAGAtgctcataaaaaatataaatctgcTTTAAAAATTCCAAGGAG ACCTCCTTGGGATGCTGAAACTACTCCAGATGAACTggataaaaacgaaaaagaaacttttttagAATGGCGTAGATCTCTCGCTATATTACAAGAGGAACATGGTATTGTGTTAACCCCATATGAAAAGAACTTGGAATTTTGGAGACAACTGTGGAGAGTTGTAGAAAGAAGTGATATAATTGTCCAAATTGTAGATGCTAGAAACCCTTTGTTGTTCCGTTGTGAAGATTTAGAAAGTTATGTGAAAGAAGTTTCcccaaataaaatgaatttaattctGGTAAATAAGGCTGACTTTTTATCAGATACTCAACGACAAGTGTGGGGAGAATATTTTAACTCCAATGGAGTTGAAGTAGCCTTTTACTCTGCACATTTAGCATCATTGGATCCTTcagaaaatgaagaagaaattataacaaaattgagtTTAGATGATGATACTTTTAAAAAGCCCTACCCTTTATTAACTAGAGAAGAATTGATTGGATTATTGAGGACTATACATACTCAAACTAAG GTTACACCAAACGTGACAACAGTTGGATTGGTTGGGTATCCAAATGTAGGAAAAAGTTCCACAATCAATTCCTTATTATGTGACAAGAAAGTATCAGTTTCGGCAACTCCGGGAAAGACTAAACATTTTCAGACTCATTATTTAG ataaagaTATCCTTTTGTGCGACTGTCCCGGACTTGTAATGCCcagttttgtattttcaaaagcAGAAATGATTTTGAACGGAATCCTTCCAATAGATCAAATGAGAGATCACGTACCACCTACAAATTTATTAACAAGTCTTATTCCCAGATACGTTATAGAAGATCGATATGGAATTATGATACCTAAACCTTTGGAAGGCGAAGATCCCAATAGAGATCCAACTGCCGAAGAATTATTGAACGCTTATGCTt ATAACAGAGGATTTATGACAGCTAACGGTCAACCAGACAATTCTAGAGCAGCGAGGTACATCCTCAAGGATTACATGAACGGAAAACTGCTGTATTGTCATGCACCTCCTAATATTAACCAAAAAGAGTACCATACATGGATAGATAGACAAAATACTAAATTGGAAAATCAAGTTTTACCACCAAGAGCTGCAAGAGCAGTTAGA TCATATCACGCTACAACTGAAGATAtcgataaacaatttttcaaatcaaattctCAAGGAATTCACGCTAAAGGAATCAAAGGTTTACCAAACGCACCAAA ggTTGGACCATCGACAAATCAACCGGACGAAAAACCATGGAAGCAACACAACAAGCATAAAAACAAAGGCAAAAAAGAGAAGTTGCGAAGA